From one Bacteroidota bacterium genomic stretch:
- a CDS encoding pitrilysin family protein produces the protein MDYQTYTLANGIRIIHKQVPSIVGHCGMIINAGSRDEAENEHGMAHFIEHALFKGTTKRNAYNIISRLEDVGGEMNAYTTKEETCIYATFLKKDYSRAFELLSDLVFHSTFPEKELKKEKEVIIDEINSYKDDPAELIFDDFEELIFKNQPIGRNILGNSKNLHRFKSADIIKFIKNNYHTDEMVFASIDDIPFEKIKKLCIKYLSEIPANLRKNHRIKFNGYQPVTKIVEKNTFQCHCMIGNLAYEVKDDRRVALNLLCNILGGPGLNSRLGLALREHNGIAYNIEASYSPYSDTGVLNVYFGTDKGNIEKSIAIAHKEFKKLKTQKLGTLQLSKAKKQMTGQLAIASESNENVMLNMARSYMIFNKVDDLEEIKKKVDAITSTQLLDIANEILDENMLSTLIFK, from the coding sequence ATGGACTATCAGACCTATACATTAGCAAACGGGATCAGGATAATTCACAAACAGGTTCCTTCAATAGTGGGCCACTGTGGGATGATTATCAATGCGGGATCGCGGGATGAAGCAGAAAACGAACACGGCATGGCACACTTTATAGAACATGCCTTATTTAAAGGAACAACCAAACGCAATGCATACAATATTATCAGCCGGCTCGAGGATGTTGGGGGCGAAATGAATGCCTATACCACTAAGGAAGAAACCTGTATTTATGCCACCTTTCTGAAAAAAGATTATTCCCGCGCCTTCGAACTGCTCAGCGATCTGGTATTCCATTCCACTTTCCCGGAAAAAGAACTGAAAAAAGAAAAGGAAGTCATCATCGACGAAATTAATTCATATAAGGATGATCCAGCCGAACTGATTTTTGACGATTTCGAAGAACTGATCTTTAAAAATCAGCCCATAGGACGTAACATCCTGGGAAATTCTAAAAACCTGCACAGGTTTAAATCAGCAGATATCATCAAATTTATAAAAAATAACTATCATACCGATGAAATGGTTTTTGCTTCGATTGATGATATTCCTTTCGAAAAGATTAAAAAACTCTGCATTAAATATCTAAGTGAAATTCCTGCTAACCTGAGGAAAAACCACAGAATAAAATTCAACGGATATCAACCGGTGACCAAAATTGTTGAAAAGAATACTTTTCAATGCCATTGCATGATTGGTAACCTGGCTTATGAAGTAAAAGACGACAGAAGGGTAGCGTTAAACCTTTTATGCAACATTTTGGGCGGGCCGGGATTAAACTCCCGTCTGGGACTTGCCCTCAGGGAACACAATGGAATTGCATACAATATAGAAGCTTCCTATAGTCCCTATTCCGATACTGGGGTATTAAACGTTTATTTTGGGACGGATAAAGGGAATATAGAAAAAAGTATAGCCATAGCCCACAAAGAATTCAAAAAACTGAAAACCCAAAAGCTGGGTACTTTACAATTGAGCAAAGCGAAAAAACAAATGACCGGCCAACTGGCAATAGCCTCTGAAAGCAATGAAAACGTGATGCTCAATATGGCCAGGAGTTATATGATTTTCAACAAAGTAGATGATCTTGAAGAAATAAAAAAGAAGGTGGATGCCATCACATCCACCCAATTGCTTGACATTGCCAATGAGATACTCGATGAGAACATGCTCTCGACTTTAATTTTCAAATAG
- a CDS encoding M17 family metallopeptidase produces SLKPTSDSMDYMKSDMSGAAAVAATIYAVAKEKLPLHLVGLVPATDNRPGNNAYTPGDIITMYDGTTVEMLNADAEGRMILADALAYAAHYEPELIIELSTLTGAALMAVGPGATVGMGTASSGVFEKLIESGDNVGERIVQFPFWDEYEESLKSDIADIKNIGARYAGAITAGKFLAHFTKFPFVHLDIAGPAWTKETQDYKSKGGTGVGVRLLFDFFSKKVAGK; encoded by the coding sequence TAAGTCTTAAACCCACCAGCGACAGCATGGATTATATGAAAAGCGATATGAGCGGTGCTGCAGCCGTAGCTGCAACTATCTATGCCGTTGCCAAGGAGAAGTTGCCCCTTCATTTGGTAGGGCTTGTTCCGGCAACGGATAACAGGCCGGGGAATAATGCCTATACACCGGGGGATATCATTACCATGTATGATGGGACTACGGTCGAAATGTTAAATGCAGATGCCGAGGGCCGCATGATCCTTGCAGATGCACTGGCTTATGCAGCTCATTATGAGCCGGAACTTATTATTGAACTTTCAACCCTGACCGGTGCGGCTTTAATGGCAGTTGGTCCAGGTGCAACGGTCGGCATGGGCACGGCTTCCAGCGGGGTATTTGAAAAATTGATTGAAAGTGGCGATAATGTTGGTGAACGGATTGTTCAATTTCCTTTCTGGGATGAATACGAGGAGTCTTTGAAGTCGGATATTGCCGATATTAAAAATATTGGGGCCAGGTATGCTGGTGCCATTACTGCAGGAAAGTTCCTGGCCCATTTCACAAAATTCCCTTTTGTTCATCTCGACATTGCCGGGCCAGCCTGGACAAAAGAAACGCAGGATTATAAATCAAAAGGCGGGACCGGTGTTGGCGTAAGGTTGCTTTTTGATTTCTTCAGCAAAAAGGTTGCCGGAAAATAG